DNA sequence from the Candidatus Hydrogenedentota bacterium genome:
ACGACGAAGGTATCGCCGGGCGCGGCCTCATCGGCAATGAGAAGGTCCCCCGCGTCCCGCTCGAACTCCTGCCGGAATTCGCCATTCACGTAAGCGCGGGCGGCGTTGTCCATGGCCGCGCGCATGCGGATCTCCGCGCCCGCCGCGGGAAGCCCGTTGATCGTCTCCGGCACGACGAGCCGCGTACGATACCAGCAGGTCGAATCGTGCGGCCACCACTGATGCCCCACGTCGACAGGCTCCCATGCGGAATCGTCGAAATCCGGCGCCTCCGCGCCGGGGACTTCGCCGAGATGGAAGCGCCAGTCATGCACCGTTGCATCGAGCAAGACGTCGATTTCGTCCCGCGTAATGGGCGGTTCTTCCGCGGCAATGCGAGTAACGCAGGCGCAAATCGCGAACAAGACCGGAAAGAACCGGGGCGGGAAGACGCCGCGTATCAGCATGGAAGGGCCCTCCCCCGGCCGTGTCACCGGGACTTGGGTATCTTGATCCGTTGTCCTTCGACGAGGATGTTGGGATTGGGAATCTTGTTGTGCTTGAGCAAGTCCGGCACGGTGACGCCGTAACGCATCGCGATGCTGTGAAGCGTGTCGCCGGGGCCGACGCGGTATTCCTCGAATGCTGTTTCCGCGGTGTCTTCCGCCATCGGCAGGTACACGTCGAGCAAGAGGCCGGGCAACGGGTCCTTGCCCTCGAGTTTGTTCCACCGCGCGATTTCCTCGGGCGTGACGCCATATTGCTCCGCTATCTTCGCAAGCGTATCGCCCGGCACCACGCGATACACCCGACGCTGCGAATTCGGCGGCGGGTCAGACTCTTGTGCTTGTTCGGCCGGCGCTTCCGTT
Encoded proteins:
- a CDS encoding LysM peptidoglycan-binding domain-containing protein; this encodes TEAPAEQAQESDPPPNSQRRVYRVVPGDTLAKIAEQYGVTPEEIARWNKLEGKDPLPGLLLDVYLPMAEDTAETAFEEYRVGPGDTLHSIAMRYGVTVPDLLKHNKIPNPNILVEGQRIKIPKSR